agcaaaaaaaaaaaaaaaacaaacttttATCTAGAATCCAAAGGTGTCAAAATTTCAAATAATGtccataatttctttttttttttttttttaagaaagggATGTCAAGAATTTCTGAAAGGCTATCTTGCAAAATATTGTCAAAGTATATAAACATATCAACAACTACGAGTATTTAAAAGGCCATTTTGCAAATTGCACCCTCTAAAAAAATCACTTGTGTTTAAAATTTCTGAAAGAATATCAACGACTACAAGTATTTAAAAGACcattttgtataaaattaagataaatgtTGATAGCGCAACTTTCGAGACTACTAATGCCTATGGTACGGGTGTCATTGCCTGAAATAGTAAAGGTTTAGCCATTGAAGTGTTCTTGACTTTACTGCTTTGGGAGTACTCATCCGATTCCGAATGTTGCTGAATTAATGAGTATCAAAGAGGCCCTCAACTGATCAAAACCAAATGGACAATGCAATGTAATTTTGGAGACAGATTGTCTAGTTGCAGATCAAGCTCTTTATAGTTCAGTTGTTATGGCTTTTATTTTTGGTCTTATTGTTCAAGAGTGTAAATCTCTTCTTTCCTCTTTAATTCATGttcatgtttattttgttaaacggTCTGCAAATAAAACTGCACATTACCTTGCTCGTAGTTCTTGTTTTTAGTCTTATGGTATGTTTTTTGAGAAGAATttcctctttctcttctttctaTTGTAATGGCAAATTTGGCTATCTAATAAAGCTATCcacttattgaaaaaaaaaaaaaaagccattttgcaaaaattattcaCTCTACAAACTAATTATAAAAGGAGACAATTTTGTCAAATACcccttttcttgaaaaaaaaaaaacttcacttTATCACAAATGATTAAAGTACTAAAACCATGCTGCAATGAGTACCTAAACAAATAATAAGCCAAAATAAAAACCAAACAAACTTTGAGGATTTAACATAAACTCATCTTTGAATCAGCACAAAGCATCAGCAAGTTAGCCAATAATAAATCGTAGCGGCATCCTTGCCGGCCGGAACCAAGCAATGGGCTGCAACAGCACAGGAAACTCGAAGGTTGACTCATGTCACATACAGCAAAGGAATCCCAAACTGGCCTCATAACATCTATCTACATTAACCAACAACAGATTTGCAATATTTCTCTtctaagaaaagaaaagaaaaagaaacttaTTATGTACAACTTTAAAAGAAACCAACTAAGAATAAGAGCAATAGCATGCTTAAGAGAGAGTTGAATCCCAAATCATGTGGAGGCAAATCTTATGTTTGACTAGTTGAATTACTCTTGGGTAAAATTATACGTATTATCAagaattttaccattttatcaaaaaaaaagaaaataaaagaaacaacATTACTTATGAAAGCATAAGACACCACTTGAATGTTTTGTTTAAAATGTGCAAAGATTCATTTATACTAGAACATATTGGAGCAGGAATTAATTGACAACACCCATTATGTTGTAATCCTAACTAGACCTATTAATTTGGCTAAACTTCGGCCTATAAACCTGTGAAGTAGTAAatccaacttttttttttgatatataaagaaaaataatttaccACAATTTGAGGACAACTCACTTTCAAAATCAAGACATATATAGATAATTAATTGATATCCAATTATGTTGTAATCCTACTTAGACCTAATTTGGCTAAACTTCGCCCTGTAAACTTGTGAAGTAGCAagtcaaacttttttttttttggggggggggggggaacaAAGTGATCTGAATCACAATTAGACAAGCATCGAAACAAACAAGCTAATTGTCTAGCAAAGATATACAAAATCATAATATGCATTGCTACAAAACAATTTAAATGGTGATTCTTAAGGGCTTCTAAATTGAAGTAAATGTGTCATCTTTATAAAAGATTATTACCACAATTTTAGGAAAACTCACCTTCAAAATCAAGACAAATGTATAGATAATATGAGTAATATGCTACGTGCACCCTCTCTATATACACTATTAATCTCAAACCATACAAATAGGGTTTCTTTTTTTTCCTATCAATATGTAAAGTATATAATGGTTGAGATTTAATCATGAAAAATACACCATTTCTAATACTCCtatttaattatacaaatttatccaccataattataattttcaactaataaaaactcaaaactagCCTTTTCAAATTTTGGGATAATTGTGAATTtcttatgtaattttatttattaccggacaaaaaaacttaaaatagtaaaatttgttgtgattaactacctatgtaaaaataatttaaattggtcctagtattaaatttttatttaattttatatttaaattatatttttaaatgcaaaaacaaaaaaaaaaaactactgaaATACTTTTGATAAGAAGCTTTGCCTTCACAACTGCAAGTGCAAGACATAGCAATTGGGAAAAAAAATCCTTGTCATACCAACCCTATATATAAGTTCATGAAATTGAAGAAATTTTATATGTAAAATTatgatttgaatttttaataaaCATTTACACTAAAGTTTCATCAATAGGTGATGAAACATGTAAAGGTTCATATTTATTAAATGTTGAAATCATATTTTTACAATCAAAGTTCCATATATCCCTTAAATTGTGCATTTGCCTTGTTTTGAGCTAAAACTAAAATGTgttctaaaattataataatttttcaaaatatgtttTTGGAAAAATGAGCACAACTTTCAATGTAGAACAGATGATCAATCCATTTTTTGGATCATTTGAACTGAACAAGAACTTTAATATTCACTAGTTTAATGGGGTCCATTTTGGACCACAAACATAAATGAATTCGCAATCGAGCATTACCCAAATATTCTCAGTTGAGCACACTAAGCCTTAACTAAACAAGAATAGTTCCAAAAGTTAGAAATAAGTGCAAAACCATAAAAACCGACTTTAAATTCTGCCAAGTTGCATTCATTTAACATTCCAAATCTTTTATAAATAGGCTCTTAAATAAAGCATTCAATAAATATTGTTCCTAGTTTATAAATTTCATTTACTTTCATGATGTAATACATTTTCTTTACACTAGTTTAACATCTTTCAAATTATGATTATTGTTTTTCTCTTTCTCATCACTAATTTACATTTTTGTTGAGGTAAAAGGTTGAAACTCTTGATATTATAATAAGGATACATTTATCATTACTATTTTAAGATCCTATTATACAGTGAATCTTCAAGTCTTAACAAATCAATCTTAAACTACATTATTATTCTTAACCAATATTTTGTACTTCCAAAAATACTGGCAACAACCTAAACCTACATCTAGGTCTTTACCATTCTTTAAATTGTAGGAATGtgattattaaaaaagaaatccTAAAGACACAATACTTTCTAAAATTATGAGCTAAACCTTAAGTCTCAGCAATAATGATATCATTGGGTAAAAATTACTTAACTTATTGTTTCTGTGATCAATAAACTGCAAAATCAACTCATTCTTCTAAAATCAGCCATCAAAGTTGCAGCAACGAACAGCCACACATCCTTCTGTATGACCCTGTTCAATCTTTGCCAAGGCTTAGCTATAAAACCCAAATGGGAAAAGAGAAAACGGGAATCGACAGAAAACTTACAAGGATCATGGTTAAAaactttcaaaaaagaaaaatcatttaGAAATCAGTTATCGAGTGGAGTTAATACTGAAATAGTTGACAGTAAAGAAGTTCAATCCTACCAAAAGCTAGAATTAAGAACATACATGATGATCAAAGGTCCTCATCATTAACTGAACAGCTACAAGCAACTACTAAAGCCCTCTTGGGAGTTTCCATCTTCCCTAATAACATAACTCCTACCAAAAATAAGtgcaattaatttagttttGAATCTGAATTATGGAAGAATAAGCAAAACTGGACATCTTTTGTATCTACTCACCTCAGCATTTTAATATCTTAGGGTTGAAATTTGAGAAATCATTTTAAGGAGACACACTCCGGGAAGAAGATTTTCCATTCCTCCGCCGTCCATCTAAGCTTTCACCACTTGGTGATGGAGTTCTTCGTGGGGAAAGACTTCTTTCAGGACCACGACCACGCCGAGCTGGGGAGGCACTATAAAACAAAACAGAAGGGCACCAACATGTAACTGGAATTTGAAGAATATAAATTATGCTGCACTGTAAAATTGGTAAAAGCATTAATAACTGGAACTACTTCAAACCTATCAACAGATCGACTGCGACTTCGACTTCGGCTGCGACTGTTACTTCGACTGTGACTGCGACTCTGACCCCGACTCGGTCCATCATCTTGATAGCGGTCCCTTACCCTTCTGTTATAATCAGAACTAGGACTCCTGCTTCTCCTTCGACTATGATAATCCATGTCCCTCCTATGGTAACGGTCACGCTCATATCTATCATAACTTCCACTGCGACTTCTTCTCTGATAGTCTCGGTCCCTGTAGTCATCCCGatatctaaaaaataaacaaaatgtaAGTGTGGCAAGTAGAACATAACATtgataacaaaataataaataaaaacaagttCAAGTTGCCTTATTACAAAGTGTAATATCTTAAGTacagaacaaaaagaaaaatttgtaTCCGTAATGGTCACTGAAACGTAACTTGTTTTCCACTGAAACCTGAAAGAAACTTTTTGGAACTTGAAATAAATGGGGCAACAAACAACAAATGAAAGAacattttagaaagaaaaaacaaacattTAACGTGCAAATTACAAACCCATTGTTGAAGCTTCAGTTAACTATTTAACTAAATTAGCtttaaacaaaatatatgtatctcAACTTGATACAttcaaggaaaagaaaaagtagAGTAAAACTAAGAATGGcaacaaataaaaacaaaagagcACAAATATATTTTCTATGATACAGCTAGCATACCTGGTGCACATAATAAAGCCCAGAAACAATGAGGTCGAAAGTTTAAGCCCAAGAACAGAGACCTTATCCCTTCCGTTCTTACCACTGAGCTAGCCTTCAGTGGCTTAAATGAATATATACCGGCACACATATTATACATACATCCAATTCCCGATCTACACCTAAAAAGGTATAACACTTTCTCCATGTTTATTTACTTTCCTAACACAAATACTACCTCTTACTTATCACATAAAACTTCAACCACAAAATAGTAATTTCTCACTCTATAAACCATAAATCAGCATACACAAGCCTAcaactatatataataatagaacCAACAAGATACTATCATAGTAAGATACTAAGAtacatacataaaatataatagttATTTGTACCTTAACATGAAAAGATCAGCAAATTCATCTGATCTCCATCTCTTCAAAATGAAAGATCTCTTACTTTTCAATTTCGCAACACATACTCATATTGTTGATTATACAAGTCAATTGGGAGATACCATTTCAGCTTACATTACACGGTAGAAGTCTTGAAAATTAATTCGATTTGGGACATACCACTACTAGTCTCTTATAGAAATAATCAAGTTTAACAATGTAGCAACAAAAACATGAGTAGACAGGAGTGCAAATACCATTTTATCTTACAACCAAAGCATAAGTAACATTCTCTAACAATATATAGGGAACTTACCTTCTCCTAGGACTGCGACTTCTTGATCTATACCTTGATCTTGGAGAAGCTTCACTAATCCTTCCTTTATGGCtggaaaaaaattttaaaaaaaaaagttaactaTGTACCAAAACTTAACagaaaacataaagaagaacaagcaCAAAGCGAACCAAAATTGCAGAAACACTCAAGATttgatgtcaaaatatctcatacaaaagaaaataataatcaataaaatCAAACACTactcaagaaaaagagtaattGATCAGCAAGTTCAACGGAAATAATTTGGAAGTGTAAGTAGAACAATCGTCAcacgataaaaaaaaataagctaaCTAACCCATCTGCACCACAACTAATGATTTGAAGAAATGAAACAATTGAGAATAAATTCAAGGAACAATCTCAAATTCAAACTTTTTATGCAAGTAACATTCTATAGAATCTCATAAACCAATTTGCAATATGATCTATATGAAGTCAAATTCAAccttaaaacaataattttccaagggaaaaacagaaaatttttATTACATAAACTTACATCCTCTCAGCATTGGGTCCATATTTAGCAAATTGAACTGTTATCTCTCGGCCATCAACAACTCTTCCTGACAAAAAACCCAATAAATCTTTTTAGAAAATTGAAATTTACACATGAATATGGTTCATAAGCGTagtaaatcaataaataaaagggGTAAAAATCGTACCATCAAGCCTGTCCACTGCCTTATGAGCCTCGTCTGCATACTTGTAACGCACAAACGCAAAACCCCTCGACTCTCCAGTcctaaaaatcaaaacaaaatttaattttctcgaCAACCAAAcagtaaaagaaagaaagaaatacaatttcaaaCAGAACCTTCGGTCTCTGGGGATGAAGATATCGACAACCTTTCCGTACTTGTCGAAAAGAGGAAATAGATCATCGGCCGTGGTACCtatcaaaaaatttcaaaactatCAACGTTATTAACAGAATTTCCAGAACGATATAGAATGATTACATATAGATACAGATAtgtacagagagagagagagagagagagagagagagagagagagagagagagagagaacgtaCGGAAGGTGATATTGAGGACGAGAAGAGAGTATGTGTCAGAGATGTCAGGAGGGCCAGACCTACCGAAGTGAGACATGGTTGCactctagagagagagagagagagtggattGGTTTCGTTTGTTGGTTTGGTTTTGGTGTGATAATAAAAGGAAGAAGCTTCTCCAACATATAGGACAACCCAGCACCTTCTTTAAATTGTTTTCCTCTAAATTTGTGTTTTTACGCTTATAAATAGACACATTTACAAAATTATCCCACcctaaatatttgaaaattctaCGATTCAATATAGTTTTagctatttagaattttttaagtTCATATAActtgtatttatttaaaatattatgtaaaatttagaaaaatttaacaccactaaaaataaaattcaaattgtTTGTGTACacatactttttattttatatacgtGTAAAATATATACTACTTtacatattgtaaattattctgaattttacaaaaatttacaaaatattttacataattagagaaattttaatatttttacataataaaatcctcaatatcaaaatttatacattCTACTTATTTGTACAAAATAGTGCCATTATTTTCCTAAActacctaaaatacccttttTATTTAATGCACTACCGAGAGAACCCATATTCTAACTGTCGTCATCGTCATCGCCGTCGCCATTACCAAGCTCAGTGAAAaagtaagtttttttaaaataaaaaattatatttttcatagaTTTGCATGCGAATTTGTGTATGTTCTTCAAATTAGTTGAATTTTTGTAGATGTTGGATATGTTTCAATAGTATCTGTGTGTTTTTACAGTGTTATTGATGAAATATTGATAGGTTATCGATAGAATATCAACCAAAAATCGAAATGGGGTAGTTGATTGTGTGAGTGAATTGGTTACAGTTTTATCGATGAAATATCGATAGTTTGTCGATAGTATATCGACCAAAAATGAAAATGGGTAGTTGATTGTTTGAgcataactatttttttttattttttactgtaTATCAATAGGTTATCGACAACTTATCTATGGTTTATCGACATTTTTTATTaggatatattttttaaaatttattgaatATATCGATATGTTGTCGTGAAATGTCAACTTGTTGTCGATAGTAGTTCTTTGTTTGAGCATAactgaatttttcaatttttttaactaTATATCAATAGGATGTCGACATGATATCTATGGTTTGTCGACAATTTTTGTTAAGATATACTCTGTTAGACTATGTTATGTATGTCGATAGAATATTGACCGTTTGTCGACATGTTATCGACAATTGTATGCATTATTATGTTAACAATTTGTTGACAGgttgtcgacattttgtcgataattttattgtattcattttttttattgtgataaTATCGCCAGAATGTCAATAGGATGTCGACTTTTTTCGACAACTTTTTGTGGGGCATCTTTGATGGTGTGCATAACGTATgtttttgttatatatttttttaaatgactCCACGACTCATAGTTTCAACATTTGAGTATTTTACTGGTCGTGTGACATATAGAGGCACCGGTGCTTTTGCAAAAATCAAGATGCAATTTGAGGAGTACAATTTGAGTAACATAGTGAAAGGAAGTAGTTTCGACAACTTTTGGAATGACGTACCTCTCACATTTtcctcggtgttatttcaccaAGTCATGTTACACAAGATGAAGGTTGATGTTGAGAAGGCGGAGGAGATGCATTTTTACATTGGCTGGAAGGAGCTCAGATTTAGAGTGGTTGAGTTTGCACTCATTACAGGCCTGAACTTCACCTCGAGGCCAACATATGAGGAGAAAGCTACGCAGGTTGCCCGCTCGGGGTTAGAccgattgatcaacaaatatttcaaccgGTCTGATAGTGTGAAGACAGAAGCACTCCAAGTAAGTTCTCAAACTGTCAAAACCCGAAAGACTTATACAAGCTTAgcttgtgcttgtttgtggagATAGTGCTACTAGGTCACGAGGCTAACGCTTTGATTATGGCTAACATACTTAGACATGTCGAAGATCTCAAGTTCTTCTTCCAAATTCCTTAggggaagcactcattcgccAGACTTATGCACTCGCTTCAAAAGGACATGTTGAAAcagaaggccaactacgagaagaagctgAGTTTGGAAGTTCAGCATTAGTGCAAATACACAGCTTATGGTTTCGCACCTGTAGTATAATATTGGGCATATGAGGCCATTTTAGAGGTTGGAAAGAGGTATAGCACAAATCATGTGATTCGATTTTTGAGGATGCTTAGTTGGATGAGCAAGGGTGAGATAAAAAATAAGGAGCTCAGTGTATTATTTTCTAAACGAGTATGAATTTCTTTTATGTTTAGAGTAATTATTCAAGatgaatatttataataaatgctAAATCATTTTTCTCTTATATTTTTTGAATCTTAAACAGCAACTTAAAGTGATGAAGAAGCTACTTCCACACATAGAAGAGGAAGAATATGTAAGGACCATCTCTTATAATGGTGTGGAGATCCTGGTTGAGGTTGGTGTGGATGCCACACAGGCTGAGGAGGACACCCAAGACGCAGTTGTTTTCAGAAGACAAGCAGAAAAAAGCATTGGAATATGTCAAAAATGCTCCTTTGCCCAAGGCAGAGACTCaagtactatttttttaactttttttttatgattattatttgtcATTAGTTGTGattagttggttagttgtaattTACATAGGTTGTCAGTcattgttttatagtttattgtgttatcattttttattgatACATTGTCGATATGATATCAATAGCATGTTGACATTTTGTTTACTTTTaccataaattaatatttttttgtcatTGATTAATTTAGGGTaattagtggcataagtactcaaagttttaggtttgtaagcggcataaacccaataattttttttagtggcataagtacccaatgtttataaaactgtaattttcttccaGTTTGATCAGTACAGACTCTGTTATTGTCTTAAATAGGACAAATATAAGAcccaaattttagattatttggtCTGGACgaaaaatatgtagtatcagttacttccaaatctttttttaacaaatttaaaaCGGAGCCTGTACTgacgaaaaataaagaaaaattacagttttacaaacattgagtacttatgccactaaaaaaaatcattaggtttatgccgcttacaaactcaaaactttAGGTACTTATAGCACTATTTACCCattaatttattgtgttttttttccaCATATTGTCGCTATGATATCAATAGTTTGTTGATAGGTCGTCGacatttgtttgtgtttttgcttttaaagatattgtcgattgtatgtcgatatgttgtcgatTGTTTATTGACATTGTTTTTTTGCTCAATGGTatgtcgacatgttgtcgatAAGTTGTTGACATTTatttggttttttatttttaaaggtgTTTTCGATGGTATTACATGTTGTCGATTGGTTATcgataattatttgaatttttattttttaagatattgtCGATAGTATGTCGACATGTTATCGACATATGTCGGTAATTATCTAAATAATTTGTTATATTACCGTATGCTTATTGTATTCTTTTAGTATATATTTTATCAGGTCACTACTTCAGACCCTCAGCCCACTGCATCATCTTCAGGCCTTGGTGGTGTCGAGTATAGAGAATTAATGGAGAGGTTAGACATGATCGAGGTTGAGCGAAAGTGTCTTTACGCTTGTCATGTCGAACTAAAGGAGGCATATTAGGATAGACATATAGAGCTGAAGGGTGGTCAAAACCTCATTATGGAGAAGCTCAGAACTATATTGAGCTTTATGCATTGTACGCTAACAGTAGATGTAGCACCGGGGCCATCAGCAGCTGCATCACTCTCACCATCTGTTATGGGTGGAGATGATGAGGTCTTTCTTGATGGGTATGATCCCTATGAGGATGCTCCAGCTACCTCTATCGATACATCTATTATTTCTGTAGGTGACAACTAGTCACAGGGTGACATTTTGGCTTTAGAAGCACCACCTAGAGGGGTCGAGTTTGGTAAGAGGAAGAGAAATACCCCTACTTGGTTTAAAGACTACCCAGAGATGAAGAAAAAATAGAGCCCTTCTTCGACGTTTGATCCCCTGGCTGCACTAGATGAGCGATTGTTGGATACTTTCTGAAAGTGATGTTCTAGACTCATTCCCAACCATCGACTTTGGGATTCGAAAACTGTGATTATGGTCAATCGTTCTTTTGGAAGATGTTGACACTGTAGGAATGGCTTATAGTATTTGGTTGTCAAGCTGTTTCCCCTAACTTTTATATGCAGCATATAGATGCAGCCGTCCATATGCAGAGGAGCTGACGCTATTCTTTCCATTGAAATTTCGTCAGAAGGGTATCATTCTCTCAACATATGTCACAACTTTTATCAACAGTGCATGGACAAACCACAGAGGTTCTAGAACAAACTTCGTTTGGGAGGATTATATCATGGAGTACTACAGAGGTGTTCATTAGGAATTGTTTTAGCAAGttttaaagtttcaactatAATTACAAGTTTATTATAGTTTGTTAACTTTTTAGCTGTCCTCCACATTTACATGACCAATTCTATTCGAGATGGGGGTAATGAGTTCATTTACTTTATTCTGCATCTTCTCACACAAAGGCACTGGGTGGCTATTGAAGTTGACATTGAGCAGAGGAAAATTAATGTGTACGATTGTAATTCTAGCATTTGTAATTAGAAGGACATGGCAGCCATCCTAAAGACCTGGGAAGATCGGTTGCCATCATTACTCTATGCGTCCGGagattttcaaaataataaccagatcatgacGTTAGATATGAACAATATCAGCCAACTTTCGAGGATGTATTCATCTCGAGTCACCCACGATTTAGTTTTGAAGGTAAAAAAAAGGTACATATCCTAAAAAAAAGTACTATAGTAATAAAATCTGCTTTACATTCTACTAATtctatattttatgttgcatttaGTGGTAATTTTAGCGTTTATGCCATTGAGTATGTAGAGAATCTGATGATGCAATGTCCAATAGTTGATGTCACGGATGACTGGATAAGGATGTTTCGTGAACGGTGGTGCGTCGATCTCTATTACCAGAACATCGGTtgatatatatatctatgtatAATTGAAAATACGTTGTATAATTTGTGTAgtgtttatatattttgtatagtttatttattttctatttttcaatattcatctttttaaataattagtgtAACGATTTATTGTCatagtttatatattttgtataattttactTAATTTCTATTTTGTATAAGTAGAAGTACCCAGACTTGTTTTACTTGGGACTGGACTTTAAGTCAAATAGCCAGTTGGTATTGTGGGCGGATGGCTGACCCCATCCTTGAGAAGCGTACAACACAAATAGGCAGATAAGtacttaatgcccttaggagtgaGAAAGGTCATACTGATGTTGTAGTAATTGGCTATCTCCTTGAAGTATGGATGCAATGACAACATTGCACCTTGTTTGGTGTGAGAACTCGATCACACACAGTAACCTTCTCCAAGGTTTGTTGCCAGCTACCCGGGAGAGGGAAGGAAGCATTCGACTTGTCCCAGGAGGCCTTTCTCAAAGAGTTTGGACAATTTCTTAAAAGTCAGAACAGATGGTGGAGAAACCCATCGAGCTCCCCTCGGACCCCTTCTGTTTATGGGGCGAGCCTCAGTATACTCCTCCTCTACGTAGTTCTGGCTAGCTTCCAAGACTTCTCCTATCTTTGAGACAGGTTCTCCCTTCTCATTGAAGCCACCGAAGGATAGCACCCGAGCTACCccctcttcctcttcctcttcaCCCTCAGCCTCAGGAGGAGTAGTAGGACGAACCTCACCCTAGTCCTCAACTTCCTAGACTTCAATATCCCCACAAACAATATCTTCTCCTCGTACTGTAGGTCAGGCTTATTTCCCTTTGGCCATGACGACTAACCGAACAATATAGGGGTCAGAGGATGAAGGCTTTCTAGTGGTCTACTTGGTTTGCGTCATCATTTTACGCCTAGATTGAATTTTATGAGAGGTattgtaataccctagaattaggaatggattagcaaaaccctaattggtaattatgaataaatgaggaattatattattatatagttcaatttatgtgaattaatatgatttataacatggtaagaccccgttggtgagacaggggcattttggtaattatgacccgagaagggtaaaataatgaaattaatttaattacgtgcttaatggaactatattattatatagtatgcctgtgttgtcttttcaggtgtgttctgacaggttggcgcggtatagtcacaaccgagtatttcgggccgaaccgagTTCGGGCCCGAATTCCAGATTGGATTGATTTAATTGGCATATTATTTGAtaagtgataatctgaaattaattgGAATTTATTTATGCATGAAATGACAATATTACCCTTGTGTCGTGTTTATGTTATATTTaagccctaggggcattttggtattTTGACCATTTGATTAATTATCAACAAAAGGAAGTTTTACAAAATGAGAAAACCCATTTTCTGGTTTTATAGCACACCACCGACCCCTCCCTCTCTCTATTTCTCatcttttcaaattttcaatCCTTGAGAATTTTGCCATGGTTTAAGCTTGGGTTTGGGAAGATTTTGGTGCTTGGCTTTAAGGAAAGCTTAAGGTAGCtttctatttaatttaatttgaactTTGCAACTGAATATATGTGAAAATTATGCTTTTGATATTGCTAAATTGATTGGTTGCATGTATGTGGAAGATTAGCTTAATCTTAAAGCTTTTTGTTTAGTTGTGTTGATAATCCTTGGTTATTGTTTTGGATTAAGTTTAAGAGAGAATTTTAGGGATTGTGCTGGTGCTTCTTTTCTGTTATGCATCTTTGAATTTTATTGTTGAGCTTGAGCTTGTGTTTTGGGT
This Cannabis sativa cultivar Pink pepper isolate KNU-18-1 chromosome 6, ASM2916894v1, whole genome shotgun sequence DNA region includes the following protein-coding sequences:
- the LOC115725126 gene encoding serine/arginine-rich splicing factor SC35, whose protein sequence is MSHFGRSGPPDISDTYSLLVLNITFRTTADDLFPLFDKYGKVVDIFIPRDRRTGESRGFAFVRYKYADEAHKAVDRLDGRVVDGREITVQFAKYGPNAERIHKGRISEASPRSRYRSRSRSPRRRYRDDYRDRDYQRRSRSGSYDRYERDRYHRRDMDYHSRRRSRSPSSDYNRRVRDRYQDDGPSRGQSRSHSRSNSRSRSRSRSRSVDSASPARRGRGPERSLSPRRTPSPSGESLDGRRRNGKSSSRSVSP